From Bacteroidales bacterium, the proteins below share one genomic window:
- a CDS encoding C-GCAxxG-C-C family (seleno)protein codes for MDKKITRKDFFKKTATYTTGVGVAAVGTGLLFSQEAKAEGLAEEWPAPYDALDIETVRINAHDDFCTEGKGCCFAAFNAPVNLLRAQLPATFPAFPNEIMIYGHGGVAGWGTICGAINGAAALISLVCDKASSDQLINELCGWYTQALIPTEISNDYASQGTYSATISDEVLVQNACGSVLCHVSCTKWCNVSGIAVNDPKRKERCARLTGDVAAKAAELLNEHFSSGFSAEYVAPSSIAACMTCQGAAGSKKNVASESECEQCHGDYQEAHKSVGQKSFEANSFSVEQNFPNPFSNRTTIRYSLDRQDSVSIEIFDIQGRRIKTIMSNMPHVSGEYTIEWDGTNDQGGRAEAGVYIFRFRAGSKIQTVSMMKV; via the coding sequence ATGGATAAAAAAATTACCCGAAAAGACTTCTTTAAGAAAACGGCAACTTATACAACGGGTGTTGGAGTTGCAGCGGTTGGTACCGGCTTATTATTTTCCCAGGAGGCAAAAGCTGAAGGCCTGGCAGAGGAGTGGCCTGCTCCTTATGATGCCCTGGATATAGAAACAGTTAGAATCAACGCCCATGATGATTTTTGCACGGAGGGGAAGGGGTGTTGCTTTGCGGCATTTAATGCCCCGGTAAATTTATTAAGAGCGCAATTGCCCGCTACATTTCCTGCCTTTCCGAATGAGATAATGATATACGGGCATGGTGGCGTGGCAGGCTGGGGAACCATTTGCGGGGCTATAAACGGTGCAGCGGCTCTTATTTCACTGGTATGCGATAAAGCTTCCTCAGATCAACTCATTAACGAGCTTTGCGGCTGGTATACACAGGCACTGATTCCGACAGAAATCAGTAACGATTATGCAAGTCAGGGGACATATTCTGCAACAATATCGGATGAAGTCCTGGTACAGAATGCATGCGGATCAGTCTTATGCCATGTATCCTGCACAAAATGGTGCAATGTCTCGGGAATAGCTGTGAATGATCCGAAAAGGAAGGAAAGGTGTGCCCGGCTCACCGGAGATGTAGCGGCTAAAGCGGCAGAGCTTCTGAATGAGCACTTCAGCAGTGGTTTCTCTGCAGAATATGTTGCACCTTCAAGCATTGCCGCATGTATGACCTGTCAAGGAGCAGCAGGTTCCAAAAAAAATGTAGCATCGGAATCGGAATGTGAACAGTGCCACGGAGATTACCAGGAAGCTCATAAATCAGTGGGTCAAAAGAGTTTTGAGGCCAATAGCTTCAGTGTTGAGCAGAACTTCCCCAATCCTTTCTCAAACAGAACCACCATTCGTTATTCCCTGGATAGGCAAGATTCTGTATCCATCGAAATTTTCGATATACAGGGAAGAAGAATAAAGACGATAATGAGCAACATGCCTCATGTTAGCGGGGAATATACCATTGAATGGGATGGTACAAATGATCAAGGAGGAAGGGCTGAAGCGGGAGTATATATATTCCGGTTCAGGGCAGGATCTAAAATTCAGACCGTCAGCATGATGAAAGTCTAA
- a CDS encoding NAD(P)-binding domain-containing protein, which translates to MKTTTLGFIGGGRITRIFLQAFQNKSLEFNSILVYEPNQEVASSLKAQFPEITIAGSLAEPAQQDLVFLAVHPPVMMETLNQIKESLKAESSLISLAPKITIEKIAGLLHTQRIVRMIPNASSYINKGYNPVCFHKDYSEEEKKNLMQLFRKLGKTVEVEESLLEGYAMVSAMLPTYFWFQWKKMEELAVQMGFDEAEAKKVIRNTLKRSIQLYYKSSLTPEEVMDLIPVRPIGEHEDEIKEIYDKRISGLYEKIRP; encoded by the coding sequence ATGAAAACAACAACATTAGGATTCATCGGTGGCGGAAGAATCACCAGGATCTTCCTCCAGGCATTTCAAAACAAATCTCTCGAATTCAATTCCATTCTTGTTTACGAGCCCAACCAGGAGGTGGCTTCCTCTTTAAAAGCCCAATTTCCGGAGATTACAATCGCAGGTTCGCTAGCGGAGCCAGCACAACAGGACCTGGTATTCCTTGCGGTCCATCCTCCTGTGATGATGGAAACTCTGAATCAGATAAAGGAATCCCTGAAAGCAGAGTCATCGCTGATCTCCCTGGCTCCTAAAATCACTATCGAAAAGATAGCCGGCTTGTTACATACACAGCGCATCGTTAGAATGATCCCCAATGCAAGCTCATACATTAATAAGGGCTATAACCCGGTTTGTTTCCATAAAGATTATTCCGAAGAAGAAAAAAAGAACCTGATGCAATTGTTCAGAAAACTGGGCAAGACAGTAGAAGTGGAAGAATCTCTGCTTGAGGGATATGCCATGGTTTCGGCCATGCTGCCGACCTATTTCTGGTTCCAGTGGAAAAAAATGGAGGAACTTGCAGTGCAAATGGGTTTCGATGAAGCAGAAGCGAAAAAAGTGATCCGGAATACCCTGAAAAGATCCATACAACTTTATTACAAATCTTCACTTACTCCCGAAGAAGTCATGGATTTGATCCCCGTCAGGCCCATTGGGGAGCATGAAGATGAGATAAAAGAAATTTATGATAAAAGGATTTCAGGCCTGTACGAAAAAATACGGCCGTGA